Proteins found in one Magnetofaba australis IT-1 genomic segment:
- a CDS encoding succinylglutamate desuccinylase/aspartoacylase family protein: MGAFSDHTRATLPVHVAHGRTPGPAMFLTAAVHGNEIIGVEVIRRVLRLKGLKRLRGTLLCVPIVNIFGFISQNRYLPDRRDLNRSFPGSPTGSLAGQMAHLLLNEVITRCDYGIDLHSAAIHRSNLPQIRMAEGDPELIELAKAFSPPLIMQAKLRKGSMREAAQEKGVKVLLYEAGEALRFDEFSVRVGLRGVLGVMRHLGMLPQQKSAPKRTPPLVSHKSIWVRAPSAGLLRAYRTRGEVIEAGQLLGIISDPLGDSEWEVISPQAGIIIGRSELPVINQGDALFHVAEIARPVAAEGAVENLESEISSDPLFDEDEIL, from the coding sequence ATGGGGGCCTTCTCCGACCATACCCGCGCCACATTGCCGGTGCATGTGGCCCATGGCCGCACGCCGGGCCCGGCCATGTTTCTCACCGCCGCCGTGCATGGCAATGAGATCATCGGCGTCGAGGTGATTCGCCGTGTGCTGCGCTTAAAAGGGCTCAAACGTCTGCGCGGCACGCTGCTCTGCGTGCCCATTGTGAATATCTTCGGCTTCATCAGTCAGAACCGCTATCTGCCCGACCGTCGCGATCTCAACCGCAGCTTCCCCGGCAGCCCCACAGGATCCTTGGCCGGGCAGATGGCCCACCTCCTCCTCAATGAGGTGATTACCCGCTGCGACTATGGCATCGACCTGCACTCCGCTGCGATTCATCGCTCCAACCTGCCGCAAATCCGCATGGCCGAGGGCGACCCGGAGTTGATCGAATTGGCCAAAGCGTTCTCTCCGCCTCTGATCATGCAGGCCAAATTGCGCAAAGGCTCCATGCGCGAGGCCGCCCAGGAGAAGGGGGTGAAGGTTCTGCTCTATGAGGCGGGCGAAGCGCTGCGTTTTGATGAATTCAGCGTACGGGTCGGTCTGCGCGGCGTCCTCGGCGTCATGCGCCATCTGGGCATGCTGCCGCAACAGAAAAGCGCGCCCAAGCGCACGCCCCCCCTGGTTTCTCACAAGAGCATCTGGGTGCGCGCGCCATCGGCGGGACTGCTGCGGGCGTACCGCACCCGCGGCGAGGTCATTGAGGCGGGCCAACTGCTGGGAATTATATCCGATCCTCTGGGCGACTCCGAGTGGGAGGTGATTAGCCCTCAGGCTGGAATTATCATTGGCCGCAGTGAGTTGCCAGTGATCAACCAGGGCGATGCGCTGTTCCACGTAGCCGAGATTGCGCGCCCCGTGGCCGCAGAGGGCGCGGTGGAGAATTTGGAGAGTGAAATCAGCAGCGACCCGCTGTTCGATGAGGACGAAATCCTTTAA
- the rimK gene encoding 30S ribosomal protein S6--L-glutamate ligase, with product MKIIMLARNPSLYSHERLVEAAEARGHTIDVVNTLRCFVNITSHRPTVYFGERALTGYDAVIPRIGASITFYGSAILRQFEMMGVYPLNESVSIGRSRDKLRSLQLMARDGIGLPVTAFAHDSKMTEEIIASVGGAPVVIKLLEGTQGIGVVLGETHKSAKSVIEAFRGANVNIMVQEFIKEAGSTDIRALVIDGKVVAAMKRTGAEGEFRSNLHRGGSALPIKITPEERSTAIRAAKCMGLNVCGVDMLRSNHGPVVMEVNSSPGLEGVEKATNIDVAGKIIEFLEKKVITSEDKSTAKRSATRTKGKG from the coding sequence ATGAAAATCATCATGCTCGCCCGCAATCCCAGCCTCTACAGCCACGAGCGTCTGGTGGAAGCCGCCGAGGCCCGTGGCCACACCATCGATGTGGTCAACACGCTGCGCTGCTTCGTCAATATCACCTCCCACCGCCCCACCGTCTACTTTGGCGAACGTGCGCTAACCGGGTATGACGCCGTTATTCCCCGCATTGGCGCCTCCATCACCTTCTATGGATCCGCCATTTTGCGCCAATTCGAAATGATGGGCGTGTACCCATTGAATGAATCGGTCTCCATCGGCCGCTCGCGCGACAAACTGCGCTCGCTGCAACTGATGGCGCGCGATGGCATCGGCCTGCCGGTGACCGCATTCGCCCACGACAGCAAAATGACCGAAGAGATCATCGCAAGCGTGGGCGGCGCGCCGGTGGTAATCAAGCTCCTGGAGGGCACCCAAGGCATTGGCGTGGTGCTGGGCGAGACCCATAAGTCCGCCAAATCGGTGATTGAGGCGTTCCGCGGCGCCAACGTCAACATCATGGTGCAGGAGTTCATCAAGGAGGCCGGCTCCACCGACATCCGCGCGCTGGTGATCGACGGCAAAGTGGTCGCCGCCATGAAACGCACCGGCGCAGAGGGGGAGTTCCGCTCCAATCTGCATCGCGGCGGCAGCGCCCTGCCCATCAAGATCACCCCCGAAGAGCGCAGCACCGCCATTCGCGCCGCCAAGTGCATGGGACTCAATGTCTGTGGCGTGGATATGCTGCGCTCCAATCACGGTCCGGTGGTGATGGAGGTCAACTCCTCACCCGGCCTGGAAGGCGTGGAGAAGGCGACCAATATTGATGTCGCTGGCAAAATCATAGAATTTCTCGAAAAGAAGGTAATTACCAGCGAAGACAAGAGCACCGCCAAGCGCTCGGCCACACGCACCAAAGGCAAAGGCTAA
- a CDS encoding ATP-dependent zinc protease — MASGKKKKYSKRLIIGWREWVTLPEFGGLQMKAKIDSGARTSSLHAFHIREMLIDGAPWVSFDIHPFQNNRHHAHACLAQVIDRRKVRSSNGKQEMRYVIESTLSLGGDSWPVEITLANRDEMGFRLLLGRTALRKRFLIHCGRSYLVSVPPASH; from the coding sequence ATGGCCTCAGGCAAAAAGAAAAAGTATAGCAAACGGCTCATTATCGGTTGGCGGGAGTGGGTCACTCTGCCTGAGTTCGGCGGGCTGCAGATGAAAGCCAAAATCGACTCCGGCGCGCGCACCTCCTCCCTGCATGCGTTTCACATTCGTGAAATGCTCATCGATGGCGCGCCTTGGGTCAGTTTTGATATCCACCCCTTCCAGAATAATCGCCACCATGCCCACGCCTGTCTGGCGCAGGTGATCGACCGTCGCAAGGTGCGCAGCTCCAATGGCAAACAGGAGATGCGCTACGTCATCGAATCCACCCTCTCCCTCGGCGGCGACAGCTGGCCGGTGGAGATCACCCTGGCCAACCGGGATGAGATGGGCTTCCGCCTGCTGCTGGGGCGCACCGCCCTGCGCAAACGCTTTTTAATTCATTGCGGCCGATCCTATCTGGTCAGCGTACCACCCGCCTCTCATTGA
- a CDS encoding helicase associated domain-containing protein: MGPDIPQRLRPYLDQGLLHKLGSFSQFEQRLAAIEDQRDRDELLALMAQGWWATRRLTFFKHYYPAANLPEHVARRYGLDPRDPLPCDGILETVAHGAFGVQVLFQPERKALTPKMLAGRFDAPLPGGLRPLLISNAPTPNKLGEFAPACGLRAAQFDALTEADFNALRAWILTGAPPPPMRYQPPAALSAAWRAVGESLPPCEQFTLTLPPGACETLLLPTLIEGAGAQSTVLLAAPSVGRLASALEHWSRHASSAAFGCLLFDDQQSPKPASDHPQLRPWELPYPTTGDGEEIAHFTQWRFHGVKVLLAAHSALPALLPLLGASRIDRAIVLEAHKAAGKRGEWLQALRDDELWRPRRTIHLTQSPTLSDIARHDPFGDPKPVYDITEEPERFGPVRPLMEIKDAVAAKLARKPRICVAVLVAPARQPDQDPDQRIRQGLWRAAAHLLKRAAPQRTISYHPAPNQAQAFFSDADGNPQSQRDGFAIHVVQGRWPAAKREESWQAFHRFAPALMAGARAPLKGEPTPPMDAALILPDCRGKLDMRHALGPLMAPHPLDPSPQVVIPLLFHEGFGPDGLPAGEPLGLMELAEMIQSLRGLLPEVDAALREIRLRQGLRPAVSDKPLDCAPLWRVIELTVIAQEDAPIRQRIGKMLMDLLGGEWDRLFGLLAAYRKHSGSWDPPDDWEPAPELAAWVKKQRKAHDNGVLPPERLRALDALGFDWDPAETQWWAHYAQLQAFKTQFGHDETPDEWPQNPDLPAWVRAQRRAGMLDKLPETHRQALDAIDFVWDLKAAYWNASCDQLGRIHAQFGAEEPPISPHQNADLFAWITQQRRDFARGKLNPEQIARLDAIGFIWDPEEHAWQKMFDALARNAALTRATEPDPQRQPQLAQWVDAQRKLHDRDKLAPQRKAQLDLLCLDWDPEETAWQGMFEALAKNAALTRAAEPDPEQQPQLAQWAEEQRKLHNRGKLPEARKQQLDLLCFDWDPEQSAWRAQYAAAQALVNATGALLPDASDPAQAELAQWLDAQRKLFARGKLAEERAAALGALGIIWDAKEAEWRRQFESLRRFQATHQHCHVPTDWAEDPELAKWVAGQRRLHKREALPQEHFDALTAIGFLWDAQAVYWEEMFLQLAEYKLRHGHCNVSEEDPDHGELGWWVEAQRKSHRNGSLGEDRGKRLHAMGFVWDPMQVVWEERFADLERFRARFGHCIVPNNWGEDAELARWVQIQRNAAAKNLLAPANRERLAAIGFEFDPQAAQAEEWFFHLAQFQFRFGHCNVPVNWPENPQLGLWVQFQRQTFAQGRMEPQRAQRLQNMGFNWQDPGA; the protein is encoded by the coding sequence GGCTCCTCCACAAACTGGGAAGCTTTTCCCAGTTCGAACAGCGCCTTGCGGCCATCGAAGACCAACGCGACCGGGATGAGTTGCTGGCGCTGATGGCGCAAGGGTGGTGGGCCACCCGCCGCCTGACCTTCTTCAAGCACTATTATCCCGCCGCCAATCTACCGGAACACGTGGCGCGCCGTTACGGGCTGGATCCGCGCGACCCGCTCCCCTGTGACGGCATCCTGGAGACCGTGGCCCACGGCGCGTTTGGCGTTCAAGTTCTGTTTCAGCCGGAGCGCAAAGCCCTGACGCCGAAGATGCTGGCGGGACGCTTCGACGCGCCCCTGCCCGGCGGCCTGCGCCCGCTGCTCATCAGCAATGCGCCAACGCCCAACAAACTGGGCGAGTTCGCCCCGGCGTGCGGCCTGCGCGCGGCGCAATTCGATGCGCTGACAGAAGCCGATTTCAACGCCCTGCGCGCCTGGATTCTCACCGGCGCGCCGCCGCCGCCCATGCGCTATCAGCCGCCTGCAGCGCTGTCGGCGGCGTGGCGCGCGGTGGGCGAGAGCCTGCCGCCGTGCGAGCAGTTCACCCTCACCCTGCCGCCGGGCGCCTGCGAAACGCTGCTGTTGCCGACGCTGATCGAAGGCGCGGGGGCGCAATCCACCGTGCTGCTCGCCGCGCCTTCGGTGGGGCGTCTGGCCAGCGCGCTGGAGCACTGGAGTCGTCACGCCAGCAGCGCCGCCTTCGGCTGCCTGCTGTTCGATGACCAACAGAGCCCCAAACCGGCGTCGGATCACCCCCAACTCCGCCCCTGGGAGCTGCCCTATCCCACCACAGGGGATGGCGAAGAGATCGCCCACTTTACCCAGTGGCGTTTCCACGGCGTCAAAGTGCTGCTCGCCGCCCACAGCGCCCTGCCTGCGCTGCTACCCCTATTGGGCGCAAGCCGCATTGATCGCGCCATCGTGCTGGAGGCGCACAAAGCTGCGGGCAAACGCGGCGAGTGGCTGCAAGCGCTGCGGGATGACGAGCTGTGGCGCCCCCGCCGCACCATTCATCTGACCCAATCGCCCACCCTCAGCGACATCGCCCGCCACGACCCGTTTGGCGACCCCAAGCCGGTGTATGACATCACCGAGGAGCCGGAGCGCTTCGGCCCGGTGCGGCCCCTGATGGAGATCAAGGACGCCGTGGCCGCCAAACTGGCGCGCAAACCGCGCATCTGCGTTGCGGTGCTGGTGGCGCCTGCGCGACAGCCGGATCAAGATCCTGACCAGCGCATTCGTCAGGGGTTGTGGCGCGCCGCGGCGCATCTGCTCAAACGCGCCGCGCCGCAGCGGACGATCAGCTATCACCCGGCGCCCAATCAGGCGCAGGCGTTCTTCAGCGACGCCGACGGCAACCCGCAGAGTCAGCGCGACGGCTTCGCCATCCATGTTGTGCAAGGGCGTTGGCCTGCGGCAAAGCGCGAAGAGAGCTGGCAAGCGTTTCACCGCTTCGCCCCGGCGCTGATGGCGGGCGCCCGCGCGCCGCTTAAGGGCGAGCCCACCCCGCCCATGGATGCGGCGCTGATTCTGCCCGACTGTCGCGGTAAGCTGGATATGCGTCACGCGCTGGGACCGCTGATGGCCCCACACCCGCTGGACCCGTCGCCGCAAGTGGTGATTCCCCTGCTGTTCCATGAAGGTTTTGGCCCCGACGGCCTGCCTGCAGGCGAACCGCTGGGGCTGATGGAGCTGGCGGAGATGATTCAATCCCTGCGCGGCCTACTGCCGGAGGTGGACGCCGCCCTGCGCGAGATTCGCCTGCGCCAGGGCTTGCGCCCCGCCGTTTCTGACAAGCCATTGGATTGCGCGCCGCTGTGGCGGGTCATCGAACTGACCGTCATCGCCCAGGAGGACGCCCCCATCCGCCAACGCATCGGCAAAATGCTGATGGATCTGTTGGGCGGCGAGTGGGATCGCCTGTTCGGCCTGCTGGCGGCCTACCGCAAACACAGCGGCAGTTGGGACCCGCCCGACGACTGGGAACCGGCGCCGGAACTGGCGGCGTGGGTGAAGAAACAGCGCAAGGCCCACGACAATGGCGTGCTGCCGCCGGAGCGCCTGCGCGCCCTGGACGCCCTGGGCTTCGATTGGGACCCCGCCGAAACGCAATGGTGGGCGCACTACGCCCAGTTGCAGGCGTTCAAAACGCAATTTGGCCATGATGAAACGCCCGATGAGTGGCCGCAAAATCCCGATCTGCCCGCCTGGGTGCGCGCCCAGCGCCGCGCCGGCATGCTGGACAAGCTGCCCGAGACGCATCGGCAAGCGCTGGACGCCATCGACTTTGTATGGGATCTGAAGGCCGCCTACTGGAACGCCAGTTGTGATCAACTGGGGCGGATTCACGCCCAGTTCGGCGCCGAAGAGCCCCCCATTTCGCCGCATCAGAACGCCGACCTGTTCGCCTGGATCACCCAGCAGCGCCGCGACTTCGCCCGTGGCAAGCTCAACCCGGAGCAGATTGCGCGCCTGGACGCCATCGGCTTCATTTGGGATCCCGAGGAGCACGCCTGGCAGAAGATGTTCGACGCCCTGGCGCGCAACGCCGCGCTGACCCGCGCCACCGAACCCGACCCACAGCGCCAGCCGCAATTGGCGCAGTGGGTGGACGCGCAGCGCAAACTGCATGACCGCGACAAACTGGCCCCGCAGCGCAAGGCGCAACTGGATCTGCTGTGCCTGGACTGGGATCCCGAAGAGACCGCCTGGCAGGGCATGTTCGAAGCGCTGGCCAAAAACGCCGCCCTCACCCGCGCCGCCGAGCCCGACCCGGAGCAACAGCCGCAACTGGCGCAGTGGGCCGAAGAGCAGCGCAAACTGCACAATCGCGGCAAACTCCCCGAGGCGCGCAAACAGCAACTGGATCTGCTCTGTTTCGATTGGGACCCCGAACAGAGCGCGTGGCGCGCCCAGTACGCCGCCGCTCAGGCTCTGGTCAACGCCACTGGCGCGCTGCTGCCCGACGCGAGCGACCCCGCACAGGCGGAACTGGCGCAGTGGCTTGACGCCCAACGCAAACTCTTTGCCCGCGGCAAACTGGCCGAGGAGCGCGCCGCCGCCCTGGGCGCCCTGGGGATCATTTGGGACGCCAAAGAGGCCGAGTGGCGCCGCCAGTTCGAGTCGCTGCGCCGCTTCCAGGCCACCCATCAGCACTGTCACGTCCCCACCGACTGGGCCGAAGACCCGGAACTGGCCAAGTGGGTCGCCGGCCAACGCCGTCTGCACAAGCGCGAGGCGCTGCCTCAGGAGCACTTTGACGCGCTCACGGCCATCGGCTTCCTGTGGGACGCCCAGGCGGTCTACTGGGAGGAGATGTTCCTGCAACTGGCTGAGTACAAACTGCGCCATGGCCACTGCAACGTCTCCGAGGAGGATCCCGACCACGGCGAACTGGGTTGGTGGGTGGAAGCCCAGCGCAAGAGCCATCGCAACGGCTCCCTCGGGGAAGATCGCGGCAAACGTCTGCACGCCATGGGCTTTGTGTGGGATCCCATGCAGGTGGTGTGGGAGGAGCGCTTCGCCGATTTGGAGCGGTTCCGCGCCCGCTTCGGACACTGCATCGTGCCCAATAACTGGGGCGAAGACGCCGAACTGGCCCGCTGGGTGCAGATTCAGCGCAACGCCGCGGCCAAGAATCTCCTCGCCCCAGCCAACCGCGAGCGATTGGCCGCCATCGGCTTTGAGTTCGACCCCCAAGCCGCCCAGGCCGAAGAGTGGTTCTTCCACCTGGCCCAGTTCCAGTTCCGCTTCGGCCACTGCAACGTGCCGGTGAACTGGCCGGAGAACCCGCAGTTGGGCTTGTGGGTGCAGTTCCAGCGCCAGACCTTCGCCCAGGGCCGTATGGAGCCGCAACGGGCGCAGCGGTTGCAAAACATGGGCTTCAATTGGCAGGATCCGGGCGCGTAA